From a region of the Nyctibius grandis isolate bNycGra1 chromosome 10, bNycGra1.pri, whole genome shotgun sequence genome:
- the MDC1 gene encoding mediator of DNA damage checkpoint protein 1 isoform X3, whose product MPRRRHRGLSTLGGTGRPPERGPPLASDSEDEELPQREWGVIVGPTQTRRHGGYGPTITMRAPGDTASPRVVPESDPEEPDVRPDVRRPRKRRRKPAWGQRPDVGERAPHADVGGAKKRWRVLVVDSDTDVEDGDILPDVGAPKLLRMAPNGPESPDVEREAPNPDVGGPQNGRWPLVDSDTDVEMESSAAGGPREGQQMLVVDSDTDVEENGVNPDVGHPKTHRMTQNVPKTQTMAMETRNADVEGSPKGHRMFMVDSDTDVEENGVNPDVGHPKIHKTTQNIPKPPNIVMETHNADVEGSPKGHRRLVVDSDTDVEEDTSNPDVGCPESHQMPPRDPDVQTATMNRGVEGRWRLLVDSDTDVEEDAPNPDVGTHRASPDVQRNQHVGTGSPNPRVGGPQNKAWTLVVDSDTDVEEKEENPDVGWPIIHRITSKDPNPDVEEPQKERWSPDSETDVKEDDLGQGGLCPQSHKTPQTTQKHPTVVMETPNPDVGGLRCGSVATDGDSDTDVEDLNALPGAGAPKRGGTSHEVSDPVANMTAAPDVDLEGWTRTNAHPDVKAMSANPDVEGPKAQCPLPNAGSDTDVEDNGVIPDVGATRGSWGAPGDPDVAVTSPNPDVSPPASHGDSSDTDEMLPTPDVRRRIWFRNPPCPDGAPPTPRGHTDVEVTDPKCRKLSPKRRFPQKSLGDPDVERTVSKHHVSAPKTSEEAQNPDVEVPHPGVEVTHPDVEVLHQGVEIPHPDVEVPHQGVEVLHPHVEVPHPGVEVPHPDVEVPHQGVGIPHPGVEVPHQGVEARCHHEVPPPRDQHPPVPPDVRATESSRVAPDLGLDGGARSDGVTPAGDTGVTVTLSDTEGAAPGWDPEEPTQPFIPPEEEEEEQPPRDPPDTRAGTPVTVTLAQEGTGSGAAPGGEVGEEPRRSQRLARSRGGGASAEGGARRGGAPPGATPVRRSLRLQTRPLPPLNEVSITRGRGQVEPRPPAKPRPRQTGSAPSQGRAQEEEELPEISGPQLRSRGGPGSAPPKVLFTGVVASPAMEVALRTLGGSMATSVCDCTHLVTDRVRRTVKFLCAVARGIPIVTPEWLHKSSSSGRVLAPGPFLVCDSQQERHFGFSLAEALRRARRHPLLQGYEVHVTPSVRPEPEHMRDIITCSGGTFLPTMPDTYGPRRVVISCGADAGRWAPALGARLPVASPELLLTGLLRQRLQLRPFLLHPPGGPPPGDPRHLQGTPGATQRLREGARQGRKR is encoded by the exons ATGCCCCGAAGGCGCCACCGAGGCCTCAGCACCCTGGGGGGCACAG GGCGGCCACCGGAGCGGGGCCCCCCCCTCGCCAGCGACTCGGAGGACGAGGAGTTACCTCAGCGTGAGTGGGGGGTTATTGTAGGTCCTACACAAACCCGGCGGCACGGAGGTTATG GTCCTACAATAACAATGAGGGCCCCGGGAGACACCGCGTCGCCCCGAGTGGTGCCCGAGAG cgACCCGGAGGAGCCAGATGTGCGCCCAGATGTTCGGCGGCCCCGAAAACGCCGCCGGAAGCCAGCATGGGGGCAGCGTCCAGATGTGGGGGAAAGGGCCCCACATGCAGATGTTGGCGGCGCCAAAAAGAGGTGGCGGGTGCTCGTGGTGGACAGCGACACAGATGTGGAGGATGGGGACATCCTTCCAGATGTTGGGGCCCCAAAACTACTTCGAATGGCCCCAAACGGGCCCGAAAGTCCAGATGTGGAGAGGGAGGCCCCGAATCCAGATGTTGGGGGCCCTCAAAATGGGCGTTGGCCACTTGTGGATAGCGATACAGATGTGGAGATGGAGAGCTCAGCAGCTGGAGGGCCCAGAGAAGGTCAGCAGATGCTTGTGGTGGACAGTGATACAGATGTGGAGGAGAATGGGGTCAATCCAGATGTTGGACACCCTAAAACCCATCGAATGACCCAAAATGTaccaaaaacccaaactatGGCGATGGAGACACGAAATGCAGATGTTGAAGGTTCACCAAAGGGTCATCGGATGTTCATGGTGGACAGTGATACAGATGTGGAGGAGAATGGAGTCAATCCAGATGTTGGACACCCTAAAATCCATAAAACGACCCAAAATATACCAAAGCCCCCAAATATAGTGATGGAGACTCATAATGCAGATGTTGAAGGTTCACCAAAGGGTCACCGGAGGCTCGTGGTGGACAGCGATACAGATGTGGAGGAGGACACCTCCAATCCAGATGTTGGATGTCCAGAAAGCCACCAAATGCCCCCCAGAGACCCAGATGTGCAGACAGCGACCATGAATCGTGGCGTTGAAGGACGATGGCGTCTCCTGGTGGACAGCGATACAGATGTGGAGGAGGATGCTCCCAATCCAGATGTGGGGACCCATCGTGCCAGCCCAGATGTGCAAAGGAACCAACATGTGGGGACAGGGAGCCCGAATCCACGTGTTGGAGGACCCCAAAACAAGGCTTGGACGCTTGTGGTGGACAGCGATACAGatgtggaggagaaggaggagaatcCAGATGTTGGATGGCCAATAATCCATAGAATTACCAGCAAAGACCCAAATCCAGATGTTGAAGAACCCCAAAAGGAACGTTGGAGCCCGGACAGTGAGACCGACGTGAAAGAAGACGACCTGGGTCAAGGTGGTCTTTGCCCCCAAAGCCACAAAACGCCCCAAACCACCCAGAAACACCCAACTGTGGTGATGGAGACCCCGAATCCAGATGTTGGTGGCCTCCGCTGTGGCTCGGTGGCCACCGACGGTGACAGCGATACGGATGTGGAGGACCTCAACGCCCTTCCTGGTGCTGGAGCTCCGAAAAGAGGTGGGACAAGCCATGAGGTCAGCGATCCAGTTGCTAACATGACCGCTGCTCCAGATGTTGACCTCGAGGGGTGGACACGGACCAATGCCCATCCAGATGTGAAGGCTATGAGTGCAAATCCAGATGTTGAAGGCCCCAAAGCCCAATGCCCGCTCCCAAATGCAGGCAGTGATACAGATGTTGAGGACAATGGAGTAATTCCAGATGTTGGGGCAACACGAGGGTCTTGGGGGGCACCTGGTGATCCAGATGTGGCGGTGACATCCCCAAATCCAGATGTTTCCCCTCCCGCCAGCCACGGGGACAGCAGCGACACCGATGAGATGCTCCCCACTCCAGATGTTCGGAGACGAATCTGGTTCCGAAATCCTCCCTGTCCAGATGGGGCGCCCCCCACACCACGTGGCCATACAGATGTGGAGGTGACGGACCCGAAATGCCGGAAATTGTCCCCAAAGAGACGTTTCCCCCAAAAATCGCTGGGTGACCCAGATGTGGAAAGGACGGTCTCAAAACATCACGTTTCGGCCCCAAAAACATCTGAGGAGGCTCAAAATCCAGATGTTGAGGTCCCACATCCAGGTGTTGAGGTCACACATCCAGATGTTGAGGTCCTACATCAAGGTGTTGAGATCCCTCACCCAGATGTTGAGGTCCCACATCAAGGGGTTGAGGTGCTCCATCCACATGTTGAGGTCCCACACCCTGGTGTTGAGGTCCCACACCCAGATGTTGAGGTCCCACATCAAGGTGTTGGGATCCCCCATCCAGGTGTTGAGGTCCCCCATCAAGGTGTTGAGGCCAGGTGCCACCACGAGGTGCCCCCACCGAGGGACCAGCACCCACCTGTGCCACCAGATGTTCGGGCCACCGAATCTTCACGGGTGGCCCCAGATTTGGGGCTCGATGGTGGAGCCAGGAGCGACGGCGTCACCCCcgctggggacacaggggtgaCGGTGACACTGAGTGACACCGAGG GCGCAGCCCCTGGTTGGGACCCCGAGGAGCCCACCCAGCCCTTCATCCCccccgaggaggaggaggaggagcagcccccccgggaccccccagaCACCAGGGCGGGGACCCCGGTGACGGTGACATTGGcccaggaggggacagggagtgGAGCAGCCCCTGGTGGGGAG GTGGGGGAGGAGCCTCGTCGCAGCCAGCGCCTGGCCAGGAGCCGAGGGGGCGGAGCCTCTGCGGAGGGCGGGGCCAGGAGGGGCGGGGCGCCCCCTGGTGCCACCCCCGTGCGGCGCAGTCTCCGCCTCCAGACtcgccccctccctcccctgaaTGAGGTGTCAATCAcgagggggcggggccaagTGGAGCCACGCCCACCCGCCAAGCCACGCCCCCGTCAGACAGGCTCCGCCCCTTCGCAGGGACGTGCTCAG gaggaagaggagctgccAGAGATCAGCGGGCCCCAGCTCCGCTCCCGGGGGGGCCCTGGCTCCGCCCCCCCCAAG GTGCTGTTCACAGGGGTGGTGGCCTCCCCAGCAATGGAGGTGGCCCTGAGGACACTTGGAGGGTCCATGGCCACCTCCGTCTGTGACTGCACCCACCTAGTGACCGACCGCGTCCGACGCACCGTCAAGTTCCTTTGCGCGGTGGCCCGTGGCATCCCCATCGTCACCCCCGAGTGGCTTCACAAG agTTCCAGCAGCGGCCGCGTCCTCGCGCCGGGTCCCTTCCTGGTGTGTGACAGCCAGCAGGAACGTCACTTCGGCTTCAGCCTGGCCGAGGCCCtgcgccgcgcccgccgccaCCCCCTGCTCCAG GGCTACGAGGTCCACGTCACCCCCAGCGTCCGCCCCGAGCCTGAGCACATGAGGGACATCATCACCTGCAGCGGTGGCACCTTCCTGCCCACCATGCCCGACACCTACGGG cCCCGGCGGGTGGTGATCTCGTGCGGGGCGGACGCGGGGCGCTGGGCCCCGGCGCTGGGCGCCCGCCTGCCCGTGGCCTCCCCCGAGCTGCTGCTCACGGGGCTCCTGCGGCAGCGCCTCCAGCTGCGGCCCTTCCTGCTGCACCCCCCcgggggaccccccccggggGACCCTCGTCACCTCCAGGGGACACCTGGGGCCACCCAAAGGCTTCGGGAAGGAGCGAGACAGGGGCGCAAGCGATGA